A portion of the Gasterosteus aculeatus chromosome 12, fGasAcu3.hap1.1, whole genome shotgun sequence genome contains these proteins:
- the usp47 gene encoding ubiquitin carboxyl-terminal hydrolase 47 isoform X4 — MEMVPNEENQFVPQEIQNAAEEPRVLCIIQDITSAKTINERLTLNLPASTSLSKLYEDVAHKAGYVKDTFDLAWGNTPDMAPLDHSSEATLSDSGFEPGGKKNFLQLTDKDGEQPQIASDESGTADSSGLDDSSQERFIGPLPRDSAAGSSGDYSSPSYSYSSILNKSETGYVGLVNQAMTCYLNSLLQTLFMTPEFRNALYNWEFEETEEDPVTSIPHQLQRLFVLLQTSKKRAIETTDVTRSFGWDSSEAWQQHDVQELCRVMFDALEQKWKQTEQADLINQLYQGKLKDYVRCLECGYESWRIDTYLDIPLVIRPFGASQAYGSVEEALQAFIQPETLDGPNQYFCERCKKKCDARKGLRFLHFPYLLTLQLKRFDFDYTTMHRIKLNDRMTFPEELDMSPFIDVEDEKSPQTESCTDSGAENEGSCHSDQMSNDFSTDDCVDEGICLDSTGSTDRALKPKSLPIFELFSVMVHSGSAAGGHYYACIKSFSDGQWYSFNDQHVSKITQDDIRKTYGGSSGTRGYYSSAFASSTNAYMLIYRLKDPSRNAKYLAGEEFPEHIKSLVQKEKESEEQEKRQREIERNTCKIKLFCMHPVKMMMESKLEVHKDKTLREATEMAYKMMELEGVASLDCCRLVKYDEFHEYLERSYEGEEDTPMGLLLGGVKSSYMFDLLLESRKPEQVFQPYKPGEVMVKVHVVDLKSETIATPISVRAYLNQTITEFKQLIAQATALSSESMRVVLERCYNDLRLLYVPNKTLKAEGFFRSNKVFVESSESADHQVAFTESLLWKLLDRHGNTIRLLVLLPEQSPGSLANRTLGQKVQQQASSTSDSQKSSDASDFEPIESPTREADSSLCVAADNRELENRIGAAAGGSSGASSDPENHFACEERSDSEVNNDRSTSSVDSDILSSSHSSDTLCNADSGPIQLANGLDSHSITSSRRSKAHEGKKETWDTAEEDSGTDSEYDDNGKSKAEAQYLYFKAEPCSQDDSSSNAQKCLVVHVDKRITLAAFKLNLEPYVGVAATQFKVFRVYANNQEFESVRLNETLSSFSDDNKITIRLGRALKKGEYRVKVYQLLVNEAEPCKFLVDTVFAKGMTVRQSKVELLLQMKEQCKLDLNIDSVRLRKKTWKNPGTVFLDYHVYEEDISISSNWEVFLEVLNEPEKKSMSQLAVLTRRWSPATMKLGPFQEVILESSSVEELKEKLSEISNIPLENLDFAKGRGTFPCDISVLEIHQDLDWNPKVLTLNVWPLYICDDGAVVFYRDSTEDPMELSDEERSELMKKESSRLLKTGHRVSYSPRKEKALKIYLDGGPAKDLGQD; from the exons ATGGAGATGGTGCCTAACGAGGAGAACCAGTTCGTACCCCAAGAG ATCCAAAATGCAGCAGAAGAGCCCAGGGTGCTCTGTATCATCCAGGACATCACCAGTGCAAAGACGATCAATGAGAGGCTGACCCTCAATCTGCCTGcttccacctccctctccaAACTCTACGAAGATGTCGCCCACAAAGCGGGATATGTGAAAGACACTTTTGACCTTGCCTGGGGAAATACACCTGACATG GCGCCCCTGGACCACAGCAGTGAGGCGACCCTCTCAGATTCTGGTTTTGAGCCTGGTGGTAAGAAGAATTTCCTCCAGCTCACAGATAAAGATGGAGAGCAGCCACAGATTGCATCG gatGAATCAGGAACAGCAGATAGCAGTGGACTTGATGACAGCTCTCAAGAGCGGTTTATTGGGCCACTGCCTAGAGACAGTGCTGCAGGCAGCAGTGGAGACTACAGTAGTCCATCTTACTCCTACTCGTCCATCCTCAACAAATCTGAAACGG GTTACGTGGGTTTGGTCAACCAAGCTATGACCTGCTATCTGAACAGTCTTCTACAAACGCTGTTCATGACCCCCGAGTTCAGAAATGCACTCTACAA CTGGGAGTTTGAGGAGACTGAAGAGGATCCAGTCACTAGTATACCACACCAGCTGCAAAGGCTGTTTGTTCTGCTGCAGACTAGTAAGAAACGGGCAATCGAGACCACTGATGTGACACGGAGCTTCGGCTGGGACAGCAGCGAGG CTTGGCAGCAGCACGACGTGCAGGAGCTGTGCAGGGTCATGTTTGACGCCTTGGAGCAGAAGTGGAAGCAGACGGAGCAG GCTGACTTGATCAACCAGCTGTACCAGGGGAAGCTGAAGGATTATGTCCGTTGTCTGGAGTGTGGCTATGAGAGCTGGAGGATTGATACCTACCTGGACATTCCTCTTGTAATCAGACCCTTTGGAGCCAGCCAGGCCTACGGCAGTGTG GAAGAGGCTTTGCAGGCATTCATCCAACCAGAAACTCTGGATGGGCCCAACCAGTACTTCTGTGAACGCTGCAAAAAGAAATGCGACGCCCGTAAG GGTCTGAGATTTCTGCACTTCCCCTACCTGCTGACACTGCAGCTGAAACGGTTTGATTTTGACTACACCACCATGCATCGCATCAAGCTTAATGACCGAATGACTTTCCCCGAGGAGCTGGATATGAGTCCATTCATCGACGTGGAAGATGAG AAGTCGCCTCAGACAGAGAGCTGCACTGACAGCGGAGCAGAGAATGAAGGCAGTTGCCACAGCGACCAGATGAGCAATGATTTTTCCACCGATGATTGTGTGGATGAAGGCATCTGCTTGGACAGCACTGGCAGCACAGACAGGGCGTTGAAGCCAAAG AGCTTGCCAATCTTTGAGCTGTTCTCTGTCatggtgcattctgggagcgCTGCGGGTGGTCACTACTACGCCTGCATCAAATCCTTCAGTGACGGCCAGTGGTACAGCTTCAACGATCAGCACGTTAGCAAG ATCACCCAAGATGATATCAGAAAGACGTACGGGGGATCATCAGGCACCAGAGGCTACTATTCCAGCGCCTTTGCAAG CTCTACAAATGCGTATATGCTGATTTATAGATTGAAGGATCCCTCGAGGAATGCAA AGTATTTGGCTGGGGAAGAGTTCCCAGAGCACATAAAGAGTTTAGTTCAAAAGGAGAAAGAGTCTGAAGAGCAGGAAAAGAGACAGCGGGAGATTGAGCGCAACACTTGCAAG ATAAAGCTTTTCTGCATGCATCCTGTAAAGATGATGATGGAGAGCAAGCTGgaggtacacaaagacaaaactcTCCGAGAAGCAACAGAAATGGCCTATAAG ATGATGGAGCTGGAGGGAGTGGCGTCTCTGGACTGCTGCCGCTTGGTGAAGTACGACGAGTTTCACGAGTACCTGGAGCGCTCCTATGAAggcgaggaggacacaccgATGGGTCTGCTGCTCGGAGGAGTCAAGTCCTCGTATATGTTCGACCTACTGCTTGAGAGCCGCAAACCGGAGCAAGTGTTCCAGCCTTACAAACCTGGAG AGGTGATGGTGAAGGTTCATGTTGTGGATCTGAAGAGTGAGACCATCGCCACTCCAATCAGTGTTCGGGCGTACTTGAACCAGACGATCACTGAATTCAAACAGCTTATTGCGCAG GCTACAGCGCTTTCTTCAGAAAGCATGCGTGTGGTCCTGGAGCGCTGCTATAACGACCTCCGGCTCCTGTATGTTCCCAACAAGACGCTGAAAGCTGAGGGGTTCTTCAGGAGTAACAAG GTCTTTGTAGAGAGCTCCGAGTCGGCTGATCATCAGGTTGCTTTCACCGAATCGCTCTTGTGGAAACTGTTGGATCGTCACGGCAATACGATCCGCCTCTTGGTCCTACTCCCCGAGCAGTCTCCTGGCTCCTTGGCCAACAGGACTCTTGGCCAAAAAGTA cagcagcaggcctccAGCACTAGTGACAGCCAGAAAAGCTCTGACGCCAGCGACTTTGAACCCATCGAATCCCCGACCCGAGAGGCCGACTCTTCCCTCTGTGTGGCAGCAGACAACAGAGAGTTAGAGAACCGGATCGGAGCCGCGGCGGGAGGCAGCAGCGGCGCCTCCTCCGACCCCGAGAACCACTTTGCCTGTGAGGAGCGCTCAGACTCTGAGGTGAACAACGACCGCAGCACCAGCTCAGTGGACAGCGACATCCTGAGCTCCAGTCACAGTAGTGACACCCTGTGCAATGCAGACAGCGGGCCCATACAGCTGGCCAACGGCTTGGACTCGCACAGCATCACAAGTAGCCGTCGCTCAAAAGCCCACGAGGGCAAGAAGGAGACCTGGGACACTGCTGAGGAAGACTCTGGAACAGACAGCGAGTACGACGACAATGGGAAGAGCAAGGCAGAGGCACAGTACCTGTACTTCAAAGCAGAGCCTTGTTCGCAAGACGACTCCTCATCGAATGCACAAAAAT GTTTAGTGGTTCACGTGGACAAGAGAATAACGCTAGCAGCATTTAAACTGAACCTGGAGCCGTATGTGGGAGTCGCCGCCACCCAGTTCAAGGTGTTTCGTGTGTACGCCAACAACCAGGAGTTTGAGAGTGTCCGGCTCAACGAAACGCTCTCCTCATTCTCCGACGATAACAAG ATAACAATTAGATTGGGAAGAGCACTGAAAAAGGGTGAATACAGAGTGAAAGTGTATCAGCTGCTAGTGAATGAAGCAGAG CCCTGCAAGTTCCTCGTGGACACGGTGTTTGCCAAGGGCATGACCGTCAGACAGTCCAAAGTGGAGCTGCTCCTTCAGATGAAAGAGCAGTGCAAGCTTGACCTCAACATTGACAG tgttcgTCTCAGGAAAAAGACGTGGAAGAACCCAGGCACAGTGTTTCTGGATTATCATGTCTATGAAGAAGACATCAGCATCTCCTCCAACTGGGAAGTTTTCCTGGAAGTTCTCAATG AACCGGAGAAGAAGTCCATGTCCCAGCTGGCTGTCCTCACCCGGAGATGGAGCCCCGCTACAATGAAGCTGGGGCCCTTCCAGGAGGTTATTCTGGAGAGCAGCAGTGTAGAAGAACTCAAGGAGAag CTTAGCGAAATTAGCAATATTCCTCTTGAAAACCTGGACTTTGCAAAG GGTAGAGGAACATTTCCTTGTGATATTTCTGTGTTGGAGATCCACCAGGATTTGGACTGGAACCCTAAGGTGTTGACTCTTAACGTGTGGCCTCTGTACATCTGTGACGACGGAGCTGTGGTGTTCTACAG GGACAGCACGGAGGACCCTATGGAGCTGTCGGACGAGGAGCGCAGTGAGCTGATGAAGAAGGAGAGCAGCCGTCTGCTTAAGACGGGACACCGCGTCAGCTACTCGCCACGCAAGGAGAAGGCCCTCAAGATCTACCTGGACGGAGGCCCGGCCAAGGACCTGGGGCAGGACTGA
- the usp47 gene encoding ubiquitin carboxyl-terminal hydrolase 47 isoform X3 has product MEMVPNEENQFVPQEIQNAAEEPRVLCIIQDITSAKTINERLTLNLPASTSLSKLYEDVAHKAGYVKDTFDLAWGNTPDMAPLDHSSEATLSDSGFEPGGKKNFLQLTDKDGEQPQIASDESGTADSSGLDDSSQERFIGPLPRDSAAGSSGDYSSPSYSYSSILNKSETGYVGLVNQAMTCYLNSLLQTLFMTPEFRNALYNWEFEETEEDPVTSIPHQLQRLFVLLQTSKKRAIETTDVTRSFGWDSSEAWQQHDVQELCRVMFDALEQKWKQTEQADLINQLYQGKLKDYVRCLECGYESWRIDTYLDIPLVIRPFGASQAYGSVEEALQAFIQPETLDGPNQYFCERCKKKCDARKGLRFLHFPYLLTLQLKRFDFDYTTMHRIKLNDRMTFPEELDMSPFIDVEDEKSPQTESCTDSGAENEGSCHSDQMSNDFSTDDCVDEGICLDSTGSTDRALKPKSLPIFELFSVMVHSGSAAGGHYYACIKSFSDGQWYSFNDQHVSKITQDDIRKTYGGSSGTRGYYSSAFASSTNAYMLIYRLKDPSRNAKYLAGEEFPEHIKSLVQKEKESEEQEKRQREIERNTCKIKLFCMHPVKMMMESKLEVHKDKTLREATEMAYKMMELEGVASLDCCRLVKYDEFHEYLERSYEGEEDTPMGLLLGGVKSSYMFDLLLESRKPEQVFQPYKPGEVMVKVHVVDLKSETIATPISVRAYLNQTITEFKQLIAQATALSSESMRVVLERCYNDLRLLYVPNKTLKAEGFFRSNKVFVESSESADHQVAFTESLLWKLLDRHGNTIRLLVLLPEQSPGSLANRTLGQKVVGDSDVPLEGATGNSQSVEAILEESTEKLKNLSLQQQQASSTSDSQKSSDASDFEPIESPTREADSSLCVAADNRELENRIGAAAGGSSGASSDPENHFACEERSDSEVNNDRSTSSVDSDILSSSHSSDTLCNADSGPIQLANGLDSHSITSSRRSKAHEGKKETWDTAEEDSGTDSEYDDNGKSKAEAQYLYFKAEPCSQDDSSSNAQKCLVVHVDKRITLAAFKLNLEPYVGVAATQFKVFRVYANNQEFESVRLNETLSSFSDDNKITIRLGRALKKGEYRVKVYQLLVNEAEPCKFLVDTVFAKGMTVRQSKVELLLQMKEQCKLDLNIDSVRLRKKTWKNPGTVFLDYHVYEEDISISSNWEVFLEVLNEPEKKSMSQLAVLTRRWSPATMKLGPFQEVILESSSVEELKEKLSEISNIPLENLDFAKGRGTFPCDISVLEIHQDLDWNPKVLTLNVWPLYICDDGAVVFYRDSTEDPMELSDEERSELMKKESSRLLKTGHRVSYSPRKEKALKIYLDGGPAKDLGQD; this is encoded by the exons ATGGAGATGGTGCCTAACGAGGAGAACCAGTTCGTACCCCAAGAG ATCCAAAATGCAGCAGAAGAGCCCAGGGTGCTCTGTATCATCCAGGACATCACCAGTGCAAAGACGATCAATGAGAGGCTGACCCTCAATCTGCCTGcttccacctccctctccaAACTCTACGAAGATGTCGCCCACAAAGCGGGATATGTGAAAGACACTTTTGACCTTGCCTGGGGAAATACACCTGACATG GCGCCCCTGGACCACAGCAGTGAGGCGACCCTCTCAGATTCTGGTTTTGAGCCTGGTGGTAAGAAGAATTTCCTCCAGCTCACAGATAAAGATGGAGAGCAGCCACAGATTGCATCG gatGAATCAGGAACAGCAGATAGCAGTGGACTTGATGACAGCTCTCAAGAGCGGTTTATTGGGCCACTGCCTAGAGACAGTGCTGCAGGCAGCAGTGGAGACTACAGTAGTCCATCTTACTCCTACTCGTCCATCCTCAACAAATCTGAAACGG GTTACGTGGGTTTGGTCAACCAAGCTATGACCTGCTATCTGAACAGTCTTCTACAAACGCTGTTCATGACCCCCGAGTTCAGAAATGCACTCTACAA CTGGGAGTTTGAGGAGACTGAAGAGGATCCAGTCACTAGTATACCACACCAGCTGCAAAGGCTGTTTGTTCTGCTGCAGACTAGTAAGAAACGGGCAATCGAGACCACTGATGTGACACGGAGCTTCGGCTGGGACAGCAGCGAGG CTTGGCAGCAGCACGACGTGCAGGAGCTGTGCAGGGTCATGTTTGACGCCTTGGAGCAGAAGTGGAAGCAGACGGAGCAG GCTGACTTGATCAACCAGCTGTACCAGGGGAAGCTGAAGGATTATGTCCGTTGTCTGGAGTGTGGCTATGAGAGCTGGAGGATTGATACCTACCTGGACATTCCTCTTGTAATCAGACCCTTTGGAGCCAGCCAGGCCTACGGCAGTGTG GAAGAGGCTTTGCAGGCATTCATCCAACCAGAAACTCTGGATGGGCCCAACCAGTACTTCTGTGAACGCTGCAAAAAGAAATGCGACGCCCGTAAG GGTCTGAGATTTCTGCACTTCCCCTACCTGCTGACACTGCAGCTGAAACGGTTTGATTTTGACTACACCACCATGCATCGCATCAAGCTTAATGACCGAATGACTTTCCCCGAGGAGCTGGATATGAGTCCATTCATCGACGTGGAAGATGAG AAGTCGCCTCAGACAGAGAGCTGCACTGACAGCGGAGCAGAGAATGAAGGCAGTTGCCACAGCGACCAGATGAGCAATGATTTTTCCACCGATGATTGTGTGGATGAAGGCATCTGCTTGGACAGCACTGGCAGCACAGACAGGGCGTTGAAGCCAAAG AGCTTGCCAATCTTTGAGCTGTTCTCTGTCatggtgcattctgggagcgCTGCGGGTGGTCACTACTACGCCTGCATCAAATCCTTCAGTGACGGCCAGTGGTACAGCTTCAACGATCAGCACGTTAGCAAG ATCACCCAAGATGATATCAGAAAGACGTACGGGGGATCATCAGGCACCAGAGGCTACTATTCCAGCGCCTTTGCAAG CTCTACAAATGCGTATATGCTGATTTATAGATTGAAGGATCCCTCGAGGAATGCAA AGTATTTGGCTGGGGAAGAGTTCCCAGAGCACATAAAGAGTTTAGTTCAAAAGGAGAAAGAGTCTGAAGAGCAGGAAAAGAGACAGCGGGAGATTGAGCGCAACACTTGCAAG ATAAAGCTTTTCTGCATGCATCCTGTAAAGATGATGATGGAGAGCAAGCTGgaggtacacaaagacaaaactcTCCGAGAAGCAACAGAAATGGCCTATAAG ATGATGGAGCTGGAGGGAGTGGCGTCTCTGGACTGCTGCCGCTTGGTGAAGTACGACGAGTTTCACGAGTACCTGGAGCGCTCCTATGAAggcgaggaggacacaccgATGGGTCTGCTGCTCGGAGGAGTCAAGTCCTCGTATATGTTCGACCTACTGCTTGAGAGCCGCAAACCGGAGCAAGTGTTCCAGCCTTACAAACCTGGAG AGGTGATGGTGAAGGTTCATGTTGTGGATCTGAAGAGTGAGACCATCGCCACTCCAATCAGTGTTCGGGCGTACTTGAACCAGACGATCACTGAATTCAAACAGCTTATTGCGCAG GCTACAGCGCTTTCTTCAGAAAGCATGCGTGTGGTCCTGGAGCGCTGCTATAACGACCTCCGGCTCCTGTATGTTCCCAACAAGACGCTGAAAGCTGAGGGGTTCTTCAGGAGTAACAAG GTCTTTGTAGAGAGCTCCGAGTCGGCTGATCATCAGGTTGCTTTCACCGAATCGCTCTTGTGGAAACTGTTGGATCGTCACGGCAATACGATCCGCCTCTTGGTCCTACTCCCCGAGCAGTCTCCTGGCTCCTTGGCCAACAGGACTCTTGGCCAAAAAGTAGTAGGTGACTCCGATGTGCCCTTAGAGGGTGCAACGGGTAACAGCCAATCGGTGGAGGCGATCCTCGAGGAGAGCACAGAAAAGTTAAAGaatctgtctctgcagcagcagcaggcctccAGCACTAGTGACAGCCAGAAAAGCTCTGACGCCAGCGACTTTGAACCCATCGAATCCCCGACCCGAGAGGCCGACTCTTCCCTCTGTGTGGCAGCAGACAACAGAGAGTTAGAGAACCGGATCGGAGCCGCGGCGGGAGGCAGCAGCGGCGCCTCCTCCGACCCCGAGAACCACTTTGCCTGTGAGGAGCGCTCAGACTCTGAGGTGAACAACGACCGCAGCACCAGCTCAGTGGACAGCGACATCCTGAGCTCCAGTCACAGTAGTGACACCCTGTGCAATGCAGACAGCGGGCCCATACAGCTGGCCAACGGCTTGGACTCGCACAGCATCACAAGTAGCCGTCGCTCAAAAGCCCACGAGGGCAAGAAGGAGACCTGGGACACTGCTGAGGAAGACTCTGGAACAGACAGCGAGTACGACGACAATGGGAAGAGCAAGGCAGAGGCACAGTACCTGTACTTCAAAGCAGAGCCTTGTTCGCAAGACGACTCCTCATCGAATGCACAAAAAT GTTTAGTGGTTCACGTGGACAAGAGAATAACGCTAGCAGCATTTAAACTGAACCTGGAGCCGTATGTGGGAGTCGCCGCCACCCAGTTCAAGGTGTTTCGTGTGTACGCCAACAACCAGGAGTTTGAGAGTGTCCGGCTCAACGAAACGCTCTCCTCATTCTCCGACGATAACAAG ATAACAATTAGATTGGGAAGAGCACTGAAAAAGGGTGAATACAGAGTGAAAGTGTATCAGCTGCTAGTGAATGAAGCAGAG CCCTGCAAGTTCCTCGTGGACACGGTGTTTGCCAAGGGCATGACCGTCAGACAGTCCAAAGTGGAGCTGCTCCTTCAGATGAAAGAGCAGTGCAAGCTTGACCTCAACATTGACAG tgttcgTCTCAGGAAAAAGACGTGGAAGAACCCAGGCACAGTGTTTCTGGATTATCATGTCTATGAAGAAGACATCAGCATCTCCTCCAACTGGGAAGTTTTCCTGGAAGTTCTCAATG AACCGGAGAAGAAGTCCATGTCCCAGCTGGCTGTCCTCACCCGGAGATGGAGCCCCGCTACAATGAAGCTGGGGCCCTTCCAGGAGGTTATTCTGGAGAGCAGCAGTGTAGAAGAACTCAAGGAGAag CTTAGCGAAATTAGCAATATTCCTCTTGAAAACCTGGACTTTGCAAAG GGTAGAGGAACATTTCCTTGTGATATTTCTGTGTTGGAGATCCACCAGGATTTGGACTGGAACCCTAAGGTGTTGACTCTTAACGTGTGGCCTCTGTACATCTGTGACGACGGAGCTGTGGTGTTCTACAG GGACAGCACGGAGGACCCTATGGAGCTGTCGGACGAGGAGCGCAGTGAGCTGATGAAGAAGGAGAGCAGCCGTCTGCTTAAGACGGGACACCGCGTCAGCTACTCGCCACGCAAGGAGAAGGCCCTCAAGATCTACCTGGACGGAGGCCCGGCCAAGGACCTGGGGCAGGACTGA